One segment of Anopheles stephensi strain Indian chromosome 3, UCI_ANSTEP_V1.0, whole genome shotgun sequence DNA contains the following:
- the LOC118510389 gene encoding NEDD8-conjugating enzyme Ubc12, with protein MIKLFSLKQQKKDGEATPKAGGQKKTFTAAQLRITKDINELNLPKTCATEFPDPDDLLNFKLIICPDEGFYKGGRFVFNFKVGPNYPHEPPKVKCETQVYHPNIDLEGNVCLNILREDWKPVLTINSIVYGLQYLFLEPNPEDPLNREAAEVLQTNRRLFEHNVFKAMRGNYIGATYFQRCLK; from the exons ATGATTAAACTTTTCTCCCtcaaacaacaaaagaaagatGGTGAAGCAACACCGAAGGCCGGAGGCCAGAAGAAAACTTTCACTGCTGCACAGCTGCGAATCACGAAAG ATATCAATGAGCTAAACCTTCCGAAGACGTGCGCCACCGAGTTCCCGGACCCGGACGATTTGCTAAACTTTAAGCTCATCATCTGTCCGGATGAGGGCTTCTACAAGGGAGGTCGTTTCGTGTTCAACTTTAAG GTTGGACCGAACTACCCCCACGAACCACCGAAGGTCAAGTGTGAAACCCAGGTCTACCATCCAAACATAGACCTTGAGGGTAACGTCTGTTTGAACATTCTGCGCGAAGACTGGAAACCGGTACTGACGATCAACTCGATCGTGTATGGATTGCAGTACTTGTTCTTG GAACCGAATCCGGAGGATCCGCTCAATCGGGAAGCAGCTGAAGTGTTGCAAACCAACCGACGCCTGTTCGAGCACAACGTTTTCAAAGCGATGCGCGGTAACTATATTGGCGCGACGTACTTCCAGCGCTGTCTCAAGTGA
- the LOC118510346 gene encoding cilia- and flagella-associated protein 52, producing MSAEEPTEVMNLEPSAIIGFDGHVVCGLRVHPDQRHLVFPLGNEISIYECATNRQSFLRGHTNTISTLDISTSGRMVASGQSNHMGFRAFVIVWDWETRKEISRHELHRVRVQSLCFSSNDQFLVSLGGKDCGSIIVWDIEQRTAICGTIATKETTGEATKVVSLNKRFTTFVSGGDQNLRVWNIDRERKRLTVQDVAVGKLRREFTGMRISPNDDTLYVGTMSGDIVKINLNCNPNPSDPSQDKMPVLLGCFGKHNAKKPPGKDCEKYHYGVRDLLLLPDGKLIIGAGDGTIDMVQERNMNFKNYRGPTWPELKSLQSTKIDGVITSLQIRNGKTLLIGTNGCEIYSLELANFSSSLRLLKTCHTNAVYDIAFPYNFSLVFATASHESIRIWSTSKMQELLRIVVPNFASSSIVFSRDGKSIISAWNDGVIRAFTPLTGKLIYAIPNAHNKGCSSVAVTSNGKIVVSGGIEGQVRVWKIDPYVQSLIGVLKEHYGPIESVHINNYDTEVVSASRDGSCVIWDLIRLTRKHVIFAHTQFIAAQYFPTGVQILTAGSDKLIGYWEAYDGSLVREVEGSKSGPINAIDMNMMGEYFVSAGTDQIVRLWNYQLGVEVAVGIGHASAITSARYSPNGKFLVTGSSDGGIFVWKVPEKFHIKIPDDISNAIKDEQQQQQQAPSKTNKPPTPMAAGNKPVKSSSSQMVRKTTPLSSGARSVGIIPGGNRSNEDIRVHASGKSSRASQIAECPAIDPNAQPTIDPCVDTASLADHTEQQEQWEIRSQHSTGSQNRLSEQSPFAVDAADGGNSNKPLRSAGKP from the exons ATGTCGGCCGAAGAACCAACGGAAGTGATGAACCTTGAACCGTCCGCAATCATTGGATTCGATG GACACGTTGTTTGCGGACTCCGGGTACACCCCGACCAGCGTCATCTAGTGTTTCCGCTGGGAAATGAAATATCCATCTACGAGTGTGCCACCAACAGGCAATCGTTTCTGCGTGGTCACACGAACACAATATCCACGCTGGACATATCCACCAGCGGACGGATGGTTGCCTCCGGTCAATCGAATCACATGGGCTTCCGGGCATTCGTGATCGTGTGGGATTGGGAAACGCGCAAGGAAATATCACGCCACGAGCTACACCGCGTCCGGGTCCAATCGCTGTGCTTCTCGTCGAACGATCAGTTTCTCGTCAGTCTCGGTGGTAAGGACTGTGGGTCCATCATCGTGTGGGATATCGAGCAGCGGACGGCCATTTGTGGCACTATCGCAACCAAGGAAACGACCGGCGAGGCGACCAAGGTGGTGAGCTTAAACAAACGCTTCACAACGTTCGTGTCGGGCGGTGATCAAAATTTGCGCGTATGGAACATCGATCGGGAGCGCAAGCGGCTCACGGTGCAGGATGTGGCCGTGGGCAAGTTGCGACGCGAATTTACCGGCATGCGTATCTCGCCGAACGACGACACACTGTACGTTGGGACGATGAGTGGCGATATCGTGAAGATTAATCTCAACTGCAATCCGAATCCGAGCGATCCGTCCCAGGATAAGATGCCCGTTCTGCTGGGATGCTTCGGGAAGCATAATGCGAAGAAACCGCCGGGAAAGGATTGTGAAAAGTATCATTACGGTGTGCgcgatttgctgctgcttccggacGGGAAGCTTATTATCGGGGCGGGTGACGGAACGATCGATATGGTTCAGGAGCGTAATATGAATTTCAAAAACTATCGTGGACCCACGTGGCCGGAGTTGAAGTCG CTGCAATCAACGAAAATCGACGGTGTAATCACATCGCTTCAGATACGGAACGGCAAAACCCTGCTAATCGGTACGAACGGGTGCGAAATTTATTCCCTGGAGTTGGCCAACTTTTCCTCCAGCTTACGGCTGCTGAAAACGTGCCACACGAACGCCGTGTACGATATAGCATTTCCCTA CAACTTCTCGCTCGTCTTTGCGACGGCCAGCCACGAATCGATCCGCATTTGGTCGACGTCCAAAATGCAGGAGCTGCTCCGTATCGTCGTGCCCAACTTTGCCTCCTCGTCGATCGTGTTCAGCCGCGACGGGAAGAGCATTATTTCCGCCTGGAACGATGGCGTGATTCGCGCCTTTACGCCACTCACCGGCAAGCTGATCTACGCGATACCCAACGCACACAACAAAGGCTGCTCCTCGGTGGCGGTAACCAGCAATGGAAAGATTGTGGTGAGCGGTGGCATCGAGGGGCAGGTACGCGTGTGGAAGATCGATCCGTACGTGCAAAGCTTGATTGGGGTGCTGAAGGAACATTACGGTCCAATCGAATCGGTGCACATCAACAACTACGACACGGAAGTCGTTTCGGCGTCGCGGGATGGATCGTGCGTTATTTGGGACCTGATACGCCTGACCCGGAAGCACGTGATCTTTGCGCACACGCAATTCATTGCTGCACAATATTTTCCGACCGGTGTGCAGATACTGACCGCGGGGTCGGACAAGCTGATCGGCTACTGGGAAGCGTACGACGGTAGTTTGGTGCGCGAGGTGGAAGGCTCAAAGTCGGGGCCGATCAACGCGATCGACATGAACATGATGGGCGAGTACTTTGTGTCGGCCGGTACGGATCAGATTGTGCGGCTGTGGAACTATCAGCTCGGTGTGGAGGTGGCGGTCGGCATTGGACATGCCAGTGCCATCACGTCCGCCCGTTACAGCCCGAATGGAAAGTTTCTCGTGACGGGATCTAGCGATGGAGGTATCTTTGTTTGGAAAGTTCCggag AAATTCCACATAAAAATACCGGACGATATTTCCAACGCCATCAaggacgagcagcagcagcagcaacaagcacCTTCGAAAACGAACAAACCCCCGACACCGATGGCAGCCGGGAACAAACCGGTCAAAAGTTCCTCCTCACAAATGGTTCGGAAAACGACTCCATTATCGTCCGGGGCGCGTAGCGTTGGCATCATCCCCGGAGGCAACCGGAGCAACGAGGACATCCGGGTGCATGCCTCCGGAAAATCTTCACGCGCGAGCCAAATCGCCGAATGTCCCGCGATCGATCCGAACGCACAGCCAACGATCGATCCGTGCGTTGATACAGCCTCCCTAGCGGATCATACCGAACAGCAGGAGCAGTGGGAGATACGCTCGCAACATTCCACCGGCAGTCAGAATCGACTGTCGGAACAGTCACCCTTTGCAGTCGATGCAGCCGACGGAGGAAATTCGAATAAGCCGTTACGCTCCGCAGGAAAACCGTAG
- the LOC118510362 gene encoding putative serine protease F56F10.1, with amino-acid sequence MAHKSLAVASLIVILLCGQCEVNGKRRFWRGKLFETNERTTDSDLYTGSEPFPDQWFEQQLDHNDPTNGATWKQRYQVNDQFFNASDPNAPVFLMIGGEGEAKPDTMGKGAWIHYAKAHGALCFQLEHRFYGKSHPTADLSTSSLAYLTSEQALADLAYFIVAMNEKYNLQPHKNRWIAFGGSYPGSLAAWLREKYPSLVYGAISSSGPLLAKIDFSEYFDTVTHSLARYSSACVEAVRSAIKQMETLLKHMIGQRTLNDKFKLCDPVEKSIETPMDIANLFQNVAGLFAGVVQYNKDNSPHSSVTIDQVCDIMVNQSIGAPFSRLAEVNRLLLELSNTTCLDYVYDKSIQEIRNTSWESSAANGMRQWTYQTCNEFGFYQTSSNASSVFGDRFPVEFFIRQCVDTYGARFGAQSLTRGVYRTNTIYGGLDPATTNVLYVHGNIDPWHRLGLTESNDIHMPTILIDGTAHCANMYEPLDSDPPQLKQARLEIDTFITNLLAMGSSY; translated from the exons ATGGCGCACAAATCCTTGGCGGTGGCTTCGCTGATCGTGATCCTGCTGTGCGGACAATGTGAGGTTAACGGAAAGCGTAGATTTTGGCGTGGAAAACTGTTCGAAACGAATGAACGTACGACGGATTCAGATCTGTACACTGGAAGTGAGCCGTTTCCGGACCAATGGTTCGAGCAACAGCTAGATCACAACGATCCCACGAATGGGGCGACCTGGAAACAGCGCTACCAGGTCAACGATCAGTTCTTCAACGCGTCCGATCCTAATGCGCCCGTCTTCCTTATGATTGGTGGAGAGGGTGAGGCCAAGCCCGACACGATGGGAAAAGGAGCTTGGATCCATTATGCAAAAGCACACGGTGCACTGTGCTTCCAGCTCGAGCATCGGTTCTACGGCAAAAGTCATCCGACGGCGGATCTTTCTACGAGCAGTCTCGCGTACCTTACCTCGGAACAAGCTCTCGCCGATCTGGCGTACTTTATCGTGGCCATGAACGAAAAGTACAACCTGCAGCCGCACAAAAACCGTTGGATCGCTTTCGGTGGTTCCTATCCTGGGTCGCTTGCTGCGTGGCTAAGGGAAAAGTATCCCTCGCTGGTATACGGTGCCATCAGTTCCAGTGGACCATTGCTGGCCAAGATTGATTTTAGCGAATACTTCGACACCGTCACCCATTCGCTTGCACGCTACTCGTCCGCCTGTGTGGAAGCGGTTCGAAGTGCCATCAAGCAGATGGAAACGCTTCTGAAGCACATGATCGGCCAGCGTACGCTTAACGACAAATTCAAGCTCTGTGATCCGGtagaaaaatcgatcgaaacccCAATGGACATTGCAAATCTGTTCCAGAATGTTGCCGGTCTGTTTGCCGGTGTGGTTCAGTACAACAAGGACAATAGTCCGCACAGTTCCGTAACGATCGATCAGGTGTGCGATATAATGGTGAATCAAAGCATTGGGGCGCCGTTCAGCAGGCTAGCGGAGGTGAACCGGCTGCTACTGGAGCTTAGTAATACGACCTGCCTGGACTATGTGTACGATAAGTCGATACAGGAAATAAGGAACACTTCCTGGGAATCTTCGGCAGCCAACGGAA TGCGACAGTGGACTTACCAAACCTGCAACGAGTTCGGATTCTACCAAACGTCCAGCAACGCCAGCTCGGTGTTTGGTGATCGTTTCCCGGTAGAATTCTTTATTCGTCAATGTGTCGATACGTACGGCGCTCGGTTCGGGGCGCAATCGCTTACCCGAGGCGTGTACCGAACGAACACCATCTACGGTGGACTAGATCCGGCCACCACCAACGTACTGTACGTGCACGGTAACATCGACCCATGGCACCGGTTGGGACTGACCGAGAGCAACGACATTCACATGCCAACCATCCTGATCGACGGGACGGCCCACTGTGCGAACATGTACGAACCGCTGGACAGTGATCCTCCGCAGCTGAAACAAGCCCGCCTGGAAATCGATACCTTTATTACGAATCTCCTCGCAATGGGGAGCAGCTATTGA
- the LOC118510378 gene encoding guanine nucleotide-binding protein subunit beta-1, which produces MNEIEALRQEAETLKNAIRDARKAVCDTSILQATAQLEPVGRIQLRTRRTLRGHLAKIYAMHWGNDSRYLVSASQDGKLIVWDSHTTNKVHAIPLRSSWVMTCAYAPSGNYVACGGLDNICSIYNLKTREGNVRIARELGGHTGYLSCCRFLDDNQIVTSSGDMSCALWDIETGQQTTSFQGHTGDVMALSLAPQGKTFVSGACDAKAKLWDIREGQCKQTFPGHESDINAVAFFPNGFAFATGSDDATCRLFDIRADQELAMYSHDNIICGITSVAFSKSGRLLLAGYDDFNCNVWDTMKAERAGILAGHDNRVSCLGVTENGMAVATGSWDSFLRVWN; this is translated from the coding sequence ATGAACGAAATCGAAGCACTGCGCCAGGAGGCAGAAACGCTGAAGAATGCGATCCGGGACGCACGGAAAGCGGTCTGCGACACGTCGATCCTGCAGGCCACCGCACAGCTGGAACCAGTCGGAAGGATTCAGCTCCGCACGAGGCGTACCCTTCGTGGGCATTTAGCAAAGATCTACGCCATGCACTGGGGCAACGATTCCCGGTATCTAGTGTCGGCGTCTCAGGATGGTAAGCTGATCGTGTGGGActcgcacaccaccaacaaggTGCACGCGATCCCGCTCCGTTCATCCTGGGTGATGACGTGTGCGTATGCACCGTCCGGCAATTATGTGGCGTGCGGCGGGCTGGACAACATCTGCTCGATCTACAATCTGAAGACGCGCGAGGGCAATGTGCGCATCGCGCGAGAGCTGGGTGGTCATACGGGGTATCTGTCCTGCTGCCGCTTCCTAGACGATAACCAAATCGTGACGAGCTCGGGCGATATGTCCTGTGCGCTGTGGGACATCGAGACCGGCCAGCAGACGACATCATTCCAGGGCCATACAGGTGACGTGATGGCACTGTCGTTGGCACCGCAGGGCAAAACGTTCGTGTCCGGTGCGTGCGATGCGAAAGCGAAGCTGTGGGACATCCGTGAGGGCCAGTGCAAGCAAACATTCCCGGGCCACGAGAGTGACATCAATGCGGTGGCATTCTTCCCCAATGGGTTCGCGTTTGCGACGGGCTCGGACGATGCCACCTGTCGGCTGTTTGACATCCGGGCGGATCAGGAGTTGGCGATGTACTCGCACGACAACATCATCTGCGGCATTACGTCCGTGGCGTTCTCGAAGTCGGGCCGACTGCTGCTGGCAGGGTACGATGACTTCAACTGCAACGTCTGGGACACGATGAAGGCGGAACGAGCGGGCATACTGGCGGGACACGATAATCGGGTGTCGTGTTTAGGGGTGACAGAAAATGGTATGGCTGTGGCGACCGGCTCCTGGGACTCGTTCCTGCGCGTGTGGAACTAA